Proteins from one Emys orbicularis isolate rEmyOrb1 chromosome 2, rEmyOrb1.hap1, whole genome shotgun sequence genomic window:
- the MRPL55 gene encoding large ribosomal subunit protein mL55: MAAVSRTLGLLRQDAMHRLLPIACHLHTSLSQHNSNRTSIARIQRQTYGRSYPVLLVRPDGSTIHIRYKEPRRILTMPVDINTLSEAERRARLRKRDPRRLKSKQEQVLDDDFNLDDYRKFWKKK, encoded by the exons ATGGCAGCAGTAAGCAGGACTCTGGG TTTGTTGCGTCAGGATGCAATGCACAGGTTACTACCCATTGCTTGCCATCTGCATACATCCCTCAGCCAACATAACTCCAACAGGACGTCCATCGCCCGCATTCAGAGGCAGACGTACGGCAGGTCCTACCCAGTGCTCTTGGTCAGGCCTGATGGATCTACTATTCACATCCGCTATAAGGAGCCAAGGCGGATACTTACA ATGCCTGTAGACATTAACACTCTTTCCGAGGCCGAAAGAAGAGCGAGGTTACGGAAACGCGATCCCAGAAGGCTTAAGAGCAAACAGGAGCAAGTGTTGGATGATGATTTTAATTTGGACGATTACAGAAAATTTTGGAAGAAGAAATGA